The following coding sequences lie in one Mesorhizobium sp. NZP2298 genomic window:
- a CDS encoding alpha/beta hydrolase: MSKDAYIHKVLPGSAGGPMLFVFHGTGGDESQLLSPGRDLVPQATIISPRGDVSEHGAARFFRRTGEGVYDMDDLARGTSKMAEFVKAHVEAAKPSAVLGLGYSNGANILASVVFAEPSLFDATVLMHPLIPFEPKVEGSLAGRHILLTAGKRDPICPPNLTTRLEAYLRADGADVTVEWHEGGHEVRPNEIEAARRLFAGVAQGV; this comes from the coding sequence ATGAGCAAGGACGCTTACATCCACAAGGTGCTGCCCGGTTCGGCGGGCGGTCCCATGCTTTTCGTCTTCCACGGCACTGGCGGCGACGAGAGCCAGCTTCTGTCGCCGGGGCGCGATCTCGTGCCCCAGGCCACCATCATCTCGCCGCGCGGCGATGTGTCGGAACACGGCGCGGCGCGCTTCTTCCGCCGCACCGGTGAGGGCGTCTACGACATGGACGACCTGGCGCGGGGGACGAGCAAGATGGCTGAATTCGTCAAGGCGCATGTCGAGGCGGCCAAGCCGTCGGCGGTGCTGGGCCTCGGCTATTCCAACGGCGCCAACATACTGGCGTCGGTGGTGTTCGCCGAGCCAAGTCTGTTCGACGCCACGGTGCTGATGCATCCGCTGATCCCGTTCGAACCAAAGGTGGAGGGCAGCCTCGCCGGCCGACACATCCTGCTGACCGCCGGCAAGCGCGATCCGATCTGCCCGCCGAACCTGACGACGCGGCTCGAAGCCTATTTGCGTGCCGACGGTGCCGATGTCACAGTGGAGTGGCACGAAGGCGGGCACGAGGTGCGGCCAAATGAAATCGAAGCGGCGCGGCGGCTCTTTGCCGGTGTCGCGCAAGGAGTCTAG
- a CDS encoding GNAT family N-acetyltransferase: protein MPDQLPEIELEDRGSKGRYVLRGPGGAEAEMTFTKIGEHQIIIDHTEVPDAFRGQGAGLRLVTRAVEDARAAGKKIIPLCPFANAQFRRHPEWADVLKQ, encoded by the coding sequence ATGCCCGACCAACTGCCTGAGATCGAACTGGAAGACCGCGGCTCCAAGGGCCGCTATGTCCTGCGCGGCCCCGGTGGCGCCGAGGCCGAGATGACCTTCACCAAGATTGGCGAGCACCAGATCATCATCGACCATACCGAAGTGCCGGACGCGTTTCGCGGCCAGGGTGCCGGACTTCGGCTGGTCACCCGCGCCGTCGAGGATGCGCGCGCGGCGGGCAAGAAGATCATTCCGCTTTGCCCGTTCGCCAACGCCCAGTTCCGCCGCCATCCGGAATGGGCCGACGTGCTGAAGCAGTAG
- a CDS encoding dipeptidase, producing the protein MTETDLVPVFDGHNDTLLRLYQSKDADVEKLFIEGKSGGHIDLPRAKAGGFAGGMFAIFPPPVEKARRSAVPLAPSDSEPLPPEVPRADALNSTIAMASILFRLERAGALAVCRSAGDVRNAMAQGTVAAVFHIEGVEAIDPELTMLDVLHAAGLRSLGIVWSRPNAFGHGVPFRFPSSPDTGPGLTDAGKALVKACNELKIMIDLSHLNEKGFRDVAGLSDAPLVATHSNVHAICGHSRNLTDWQLGAIRESGGMVGLNFATGFLREDGRMNADTSLDIMVRHVDSLLQALGEDGVGLGSDFDGAMVPAVIGDVAGLPKLIDALAARGFGRALIEKIAYRNWLSMLERTIG; encoded by the coding sequence ATGACCGAAACAGACCTCGTCCCCGTCTTCGACGGCCACAACGATACGTTGCTGCGCCTTTATCAGTCCAAGGACGCGGACGTCGAAAAGCTGTTCATCGAGGGGAAATCGGGCGGTCATATCGACCTGCCGCGCGCGAAAGCCGGCGGCTTTGCCGGCGGCATGTTCGCGATTTTCCCGCCGCCGGTCGAGAAGGCCAGGCGAAGTGCCGTGCCATTGGCGCCCAGCGACAGCGAGCCGCTGCCGCCGGAGGTGCCGCGCGCCGATGCGCTCAATTCGACGATTGCGATGGCTTCGATCCTGTTCCGGCTGGAAAGGGCCGGGGCGCTTGCCGTCTGCCGCAGTGCCGGCGACGTGCGCAACGCCATGGCGCAAGGCACGGTTGCCGCAGTCTTTCACATCGAGGGCGTCGAGGCGATCGATCCCGAACTCACCATGCTCGATGTGCTGCATGCCGCCGGCCTGCGTTCGCTCGGCATCGTCTGGAGCCGTCCAAATGCCTTTGGCCACGGCGTACCGTTCCGCTTTCCGTCCTCGCCGGACACGGGTCCGGGTCTGACCGATGCCGGCAAGGCGCTGGTCAAGGCCTGCAACGAGCTGAAGATCATGATCGATCTTTCGCATCTCAACGAAAAAGGCTTTCGCGATGTCGCCGGGCTCAGCGATGCGCCGCTGGTCGCCACGCACTCCAACGTGCATGCGATATGCGGCCACTCGCGCAATCTGACCGACTGGCAGCTCGGCGCGATCCGCGAGTCAGGCGGCATGGTCGGGCTGAACTTCGCCACCGGGTTCCTGCGCGAGGACGGCCGCATGAATGCCGATACCAGCCTCGACATCATGGTGCGCCATGTCGATTCCCTGCTGCAGGCGCTGGGCGAGGATGGCGTGGGCCTCGGCTCGGATTTCGACGGTGCCATGGTCCCGGCGGTCATCGGCGACGTCGCCGGCCTGCCGAAGTTGATCGATGCGCTGGCAGCGCGCGGTTTCGGCCGCGCCTTGATCGAAAAGATCGCCTATCGCAACTGGCTAAGCATGCTCGAAAGAACGATAGGTTAG